The Mytilus galloprovincialis chromosome 4, xbMytGall1.hap1.1, whole genome shotgun sequence genome contains a region encoding:
- the LOC143071474 gene encoding uncharacterized protein LOC143071474 yields MMNIISDNKTKLLTVDTSDDEDDLIHDGKRRGSNVSLSRFRSCPQLLDEVENQQRSQRFEHTTDDSCTHKLKQLSPFSPIGDTKFFEPNGRVGSDTPTPPSSPKSRKSLLSLRESQSTGANQSPTSTPRLLRRSYIQRSSLSRGSSADSPSGSRTNSISLTEENIRHHEVNADLSQMIIAHPDKKLDSKASIKHKHIHGHSDDTQMKCEQWLQTLNVSKPEKIKSRSHIQLPPI; encoded by the coding sequence ATGATGAATATAATCAGTGATAATAAGACTAAGCTTTTAACTGTGGATACTTCTGATGATGAAGACGATTTAATTCACGATGGGAAAAGACGGGGATCTAATGTGTCTTTATCTCGATTTAGATCATGTCCACAATTACTTGATGAAGTCGAAAATCAACAAAGGAGTCAGAGGTTTGAACACACAACTGATGATAGTTGTACACATAAACTGAAACAGTTATCGCCGTTTTCGCCTATCGGGGATACAAAATTTTTTGAACCGAATGGTCGCGTTGGATCGGACACACCAACTCCTCCATCTTCTCCTAAAAGCAGGAAAAGTTTACTTTCTCTAAGAGAGTCACAATCTACGGGTGCTAATCAGTCGCCTACTTCAACACCACGATTATTACGGAGAAGCTACATACAAAGGTCATCGTTAAGTAGAGGATCGTCCGCTGATAGTCCCAGTGGCAGCCGAACAAACTCGATCAGTCTGACGGAAGAAAATATTCGCCACCATGAAGTAAATGCGGATTTATCTCAAATGATTATTGCTCATCCAGATAAAAAGCTCGACTCAAAAGCATCAATCAAACATAAACATATCCATGGACATTCGGACGATACTCAGATGAAATGTGAACAATGGCTACAAACTTTGAATGTTTCAAAACCGGAAAAAATTAAATCAAGAAGCCATATACAGCTGCCACCTATTTAG